In the genome of Nocardioides sp. NBC_00368, the window GACATGATCACCGTGGAGGGCTCGGACGAGGAGTTCACCGTGGGCAAGGAGAACGCCAAGGTGCTGTGCGGCAACATCCCGACCGCCAACGCCACGGTGTACGTCGTCGACACCGTTCTGATGCCCTGATCGGGACATCGAACCGGATATCCGCAAGGATCGACACATGAGATCGCTCAGCTCAGTTCCCTCCGGCGACCCGTCGCCGGAGGGAACCGGGTCGCCGGGCCTGGCCGGGCTGCTTCGCCGCATCGCCCGAGGCGACGAAGCAGCCTTCGCCGCCCTCTACGACGCGACCTCCGCCCGCGTGCACGGACTGGTGCTGCGGGTGGTGCGCGACCCGGCTCAGGCCGAGGAAGTCACTCAGGAGACGTTCCTCCAGGTGTGGCGTACGGCCAGCCGCTACGACGAGAGCCTGGGCAGTGCCCAGTCCTGGCTCCTGACGCTGGCCCATCGTCGCGCCGTCGACCGGGTCCGGTCCGCGGAGTCGGCCGGCCGCAACGACACGGCCTACCACGGGACCACCCAGACCCCACCCCACGACACGACTGCCGAAGCCGTGGAGGCCTCGTTGGAGGCTCGACGCGTCCACGCCGCACTCGAGACACTGACAGCTGTGCAGCGTGAGGCTCTACAGCTGGCGTACTTCGGTGGTTACACCCACACCGAGGTCGCCTCCATGCTTGACCTGCCGATAGGCACTGCAAAGACCCGTATCCGGGACGGACTGATCCGCTTGCGCGACGCGATGGGAGTGAGCCGATGACCGCGCACGACATTCACGCCCTCTCCGGCGCCTACGCCGTCGACGCCCTCGACGACATCGAACGCGCTCGGTTCGAGGAGCATCTCGCCGTCTGCGCGGACTGCCGCGACGAGGTGGCCAGCCTGCGCGACAGTGCCTGGACGCTCGGCAGCCTGACCGACACCGCGCCTCCGCCCGAGTTGCGCGACCGGTTGCTCGCCGGCATCAAGGAGATCCGGCCGCTTCCGCCCGAGACCCCGGCGATCCACGAGGACACTGCCGTCCAGGCAGAGGCTTCGTCCGGCGGTCGCCGGTTCGGCTGGCGTACGTTCGCCGCCGCGGCTGCGGTGCTGGCCGTCGTCGGCACCGGTACGGTCGCCGCGGTCGAGCTGATCCGCGACGACGACTCCAGCCAGACCATGACGACCGCAGAGCGGGTACTGAGCGCCAAGGACGCGACGACCGTGGCCGTCGACCTGCCCGGCAAGGCCCGTGCCCGGGTGGTCCGCTCGGTCTCGGAGAACAGGGCGGTGCTGGTCACCTCCGGCATGCCGGCCGCGCCGACCGGCAAGGTCTACGAGCTGTGGCTCCAGCACGACGAGGTCATGGTGCCGGCCGGGCTGATGCCTGCCGGCAGCGACCAGACCTTCGTCCTCGAGGGCGACGCCGCGGATGCGAGCGCGGCCGGGATCACCGTCGAGCCCGAGGGAGGCTCCGACGAACCGACCTCGGCCCCGATCGCCCTGTTCGACTTCTCGCAGGCCACCTGACCTGCGAGAAGTGGAGGCCGGCCGGCTCAGGCGCACGGGGCGAGGGAGACCCCGGCCGGCTTCCGACCAGCAAGGGCGTACTGTCGCAGGATGGAGCCATTCAGGCTTCCCATCAGAGAGATCCCCATGAGCGACAAGTCGCCGCGGCAGAAGATGTCCAAGAAGTCCGGGAAATCCATCAAGGCGAAGCGCGCCGAGAAGCGCAGCTCGGGGTCCACGGAGACCCTTGCCGACAAGATCCATCCGCCGAAGAAGAAGTGATGCGCCTAGGGCTCGGTGTCATCGGCTCGTCGGCCAAGGAGAACGAGCACCGGCTGCCGCTCCACCCCGAGCACATCCCGAACCTGGACGCTGACATCCGGTCCAGAATCACGCTCGAGGACGGCTATGGCGCCCTGTTCGGGGTCAGCGACGAGGCTCTCGGGACGTACGTCGCCGGGTTCGCGTCACGCGACCAGATCCTGGCCGACTCCGACGTCGTGCTGCTCCCCAAGCCGCAACTCGAGGACGTCGAGGCGCTGAGCCCGGGGCAGACGCTCTGGGGCTGGCCACACTGCGTACAGGACCCGGAGCTGACCCAGGTCGCCATCGACCGGCGCCTGACCCTGATCGCCTTCGAGGCGATGAACCACTGGACCCGCGACGGTGCGGTCGGTCTGCACGTGTTCCACAAGAACAACGAGATGGCCGGCTACTGCTCTGTCCTCCAAGCACTCGAGCTGGCCGGGCTGACCGGCGACTACGGTCGCCGCCTGAGCGCGGTGGTGATCGGTTTCGGGGCCACCGCACGTGGCGCCGTGACCGCCCTCAACGCGCACGGTGTGCACGAGGTCGCGGTGCTCACCAACCGAGAGGTGGCCGCGGTCGGCTCACCGATCCACTCGGTGCTGATCCGGCAGTTCGGCCACGAGCCCGACGGCAAGCACGTCAGCCACGTGATCACCGAGCGGGGGCGCGAGCCGCTGGCGCCGTACCTGGCGGAGAACGACATCGTCGTCAACTGCACCCTGCAGGACACGGCCAACCCACTGGTCTTCCTCGAGGAGGAGGACCTCTCCGCCTTCCGCCCCGGCAGTGTCATCGTCGACGTCTCCTGCGACCTGGGCATGGGCTTCACCTGGGCCCGGCCCACCACCTTCGACGACCCGGCCTTCCTGGTCGGCGACAATGTCCTGTACTACGCGGT includes:
- a CDS encoding anti-sigma factor: MTAHDIHALSGAYAVDALDDIERARFEEHLAVCADCRDEVASLRDSAWTLGSLTDTAPPPELRDRLLAGIKEIRPLPPETPAIHEDTAVQAEASSGGRRFGWRTFAAAAAVLAVVGTGTVAAVELIRDDDSSQTMTTAERVLSAKDATTVAVDLPGKARARVVRSVSENRAVLVTSGMPAAPTGKVYELWLQHDEVMVPAGLMPAGSDQTFVLEGDAADASAAGITVEPEGGSDEPTSAPIALFDFSQAT
- a CDS encoding N(5)-(carboxyethyl)ornithine synthase, producing the protein MRLGLGVIGSSAKENEHRLPLHPEHIPNLDADIRSRITLEDGYGALFGVSDEALGTYVAGFASRDQILADSDVVLLPKPQLEDVEALSPGQTLWGWPHCVQDPELTQVAIDRRLTLIAFEAMNHWTRDGAVGLHVFHKNNEMAGYCSVLQALELAGLTGDYGRRLSAVVIGFGATARGAVTALNAHGVHEVAVLTNREVAAVGSPIHSVLIRQFGHEPDGKHVSHVITERGREPLAPYLAENDIVVNCTLQDTANPLVFLEEEDLSAFRPGSVIVDVSCDLGMGFTWARPTTFDDPAFLVGDNVLYYAVDHSPSYLWNSATWENSNALIPFLRPVLEGPTAWDAVETLRRAIEVRDGRVLNRAILAFQGRATEAPHALV
- the sigK gene encoding ECF RNA polymerase sigma factor SigK gives rise to the protein MRSLSSVPSGDPSPEGTGSPGLAGLLRRIARGDEAAFAALYDATSARVHGLVLRVVRDPAQAEEVTQETFLQVWRTASRYDESLGSAQSWLLTLAHRRAVDRVRSAESAGRNDTAYHGTTQTPPHDTTAEAVEASLEARRVHAALETLTAVQREALQLAYFGGYTHTEVASMLDLPIGTAKTRIRDGLIRLRDAMGVSR